One genomic window of Thermorudis peleae includes the following:
- a CDS encoding Trm112 family protein: protein MDRSEASTPLPAELLEILACPACKAPVRQEGNRIVCTRCGRRYPIEDDIPILLIDAAELPPQPMAPSS from the coding sequence ATGGACAGGTCAGAAGCAAGCACACCACTTCCGGCTGAATTACTCGAAATCCTTGCTTGTCCTGCGTGTAAAGCACCAGTTCGCCAGGAAGGCAACCGCATCGTTTGCACCCGCTGTGGACGGCGCTATCCGATCGAAGATGATATCCCTATTTTGTTAATCGATGCGGCAGAGCTTCCGCCACAGCCGATGGCACCATCATCGTGA
- the ruvB gene encoding Holliday junction branch migration DNA helicase RuvB encodes METRIVSGRQRDEEQSLEQSVRPRRLAEYIGQDQIKESLSIAIRAAQERGEPLDHVLFYGPPGLGKTTLAGIIAAEMGVNLRITTGPAIERPGDLVSILTNLRPGDVLFIDEIHRLNRLVEEVLYPAMEDFAVDIVIGKGPSARSMRLTLPRFTLVGATTRLALLTSPLRDRFGAIYRLDFYPVEALVQILDRAAQIFHIDLTPDGAREIARRSRGTPRIALRLLRRVRDYAQVRANGQITQHVAQEALRLLAIDAQGLDEVDRHILRTIIEKFDGGPVGIQTLAAATSEEIDTIMDVYEPYLLQLGFIQRTPRGRIATRRAYSHLGIPYPAEREAVQAALFALDNEREGADPEQ; translated from the coding sequence ATGGAAACGCGTATCGTCTCAGGCCGCCAACGCGATGAAGAGCAATCGCTTGAGCAGAGCGTGCGGCCACGGCGACTTGCTGAGTACATTGGGCAAGACCAAATTAAAGAGAGCTTAAGCATCGCTATTCGGGCAGCCCAAGAGCGTGGAGAGCCACTTGACCATGTGCTGTTCTACGGGCCACCCGGACTGGGCAAAACAACCCTCGCTGGTATCATTGCAGCTGAAATGGGCGTTAACTTACGGATTACAACTGGCCCGGCAATTGAACGTCCGGGGGATCTGGTCTCAATCTTGACCAATCTTCGCCCAGGTGACGTGTTGTTTATCGACGAAATTCACCGTCTCAATCGACTTGTTGAAGAAGTCCTGTACCCAGCGATGGAGGATTTTGCTGTTGATATCGTGATTGGCAAAGGACCAAGTGCGCGCAGCATGCGCTTAACGCTGCCGCGCTTTACCCTGGTTGGCGCGACAACGAGGCTGGCGCTGCTCACCTCGCCGCTCCGCGATCGCTTTGGAGCTATCTACCGCCTTGACTTCTACCCGGTTGAAGCGCTCGTTCAGATTCTTGACCGCGCAGCGCAGATTTTTCATATCGACCTTACACCAGACGGTGCACGAGAAATTGCCCGGCGTTCTCGAGGCACACCCCGCATTGCTCTCCGGTTGCTTCGCCGGGTTCGCGATTACGCCCAAGTCCGGGCAAACGGACAAATCACGCAGCACGTTGCACAAGAAGCACTCCGCCTCCTCGCAATTGATGCCCAAGGGCTTGATGAAGTCGATCGCCACATCCTCCGCACGATCATCGAAAAGTTTGATGGTGGTCCAGTTGGCATTCAGACGCTTGCCGCTGCAACAAGTGAAGAAATTGACACGATTATGGATGTCTACGAACCATATCTCCTGCAACTTGGGTTCATTCAACGTACCCCGCGAGGGCGTATTGCGACGCGACGAGCCTATAGCCATCTGGGGATACCGTATCCCGCCGAGCGTGAGGCAGTTCAAGCTGCGTTGTTCGCGCTTGACAATGAGCGTGAAGGAGCTGATCCTGAACAATGA
- the queA gene encoding tRNA preQ1(34) S-adenosylmethionine ribosyltransferase-isomerase QueA: protein MTEPRADEPIRMEDYDYELPPELIAQEPIEPRDAARLMVIERKTGTIQHRRFWEIGQFLNAGDLLVVNDSRVLPARLYGQRATGGKVEILLLHVGERLEEWEALARPARRLRPGEIITIFPREESTAEPQPIRILENLGGGRVRVEFSRSLIDRLEAYGHVPLPPYIHQPLRDPERYQTVYAQHPGSVAAPTAGLHFTPRLLEQLQAQGVGLARVTLHVALGTFKPVHVEDARQHEMHAEWYRVPSETLAAIRTAKASGHRVVAVGTTSARTLESIAERIGETRDIAGWASLYIYPGYQWRVVDALITNFHLPRSTLMLLVSSFAGRELILRAYREAVAERYRFYSFGDAMLIL, encoded by the coding sequence ATGACTGAGCCACGAGCTGATGAACCAATTCGCATGGAAGACTATGATTACGAACTTCCCCCTGAACTCATCGCGCAGGAACCCATCGAACCACGCGATGCAGCTCGACTAATGGTCATTGAGCGCAAAACCGGAACAATTCAGCATCGCCGATTTTGGGAAATTGGCCAATTTCTCAATGCTGGTGATTTGCTTGTCGTGAATGATTCGCGAGTGCTTCCTGCGCGGCTCTACGGTCAACGAGCAACCGGTGGCAAAGTCGAAATCCTGCTGCTCCATGTCGGCGAACGCCTCGAAGAATGGGAAGCACTCGCACGGCCGGCGCGGCGTCTGCGCCCTGGCGAAATCATTACCATCTTCCCACGTGAAGAGAGTACAGCTGAGCCGCAGCCAATCCGTATTCTGGAAAACCTCGGCGGCGGCCGCGTTCGCGTTGAGTTTTCTCGCTCGCTTATTGATCGGCTCGAAGCGTACGGGCATGTGCCATTGCCGCCATATATTCATCAACCGCTCCGCGATCCAGAGCGATACCAGACGGTGTACGCCCAGCATCCCGGTTCCGTTGCAGCACCAACTGCAGGCCTCCACTTCACACCGCGACTCCTAGAGCAACTGCAAGCGCAGGGAGTTGGACTGGCACGGGTGACGCTACATGTCGCACTCGGCACGTTCAAGCCGGTGCATGTCGAAGATGCACGGCAGCATGAGATGCACGCAGAATGGTATCGGGTACCAAGTGAAACACTGGCAGCGATTCGCACTGCGAAAGCGAGTGGGCACCGGGTCGTTGCTGTCGGTACGACATCGGCACGAACACTCGAATCTATTGCAGAGCGGATCGGCGAAACCAGAGACATTGCCGGATGGGCCTCGCTTTATATTTACCCGGGATATCAGTGGCGTGTTGTGGACGCGCTCATTACGAATTTCCACTTGCCACGCAGCACGTTGATGTTGCTTGTCAGCAGTTTTGCTGGGAGAGAACTCATCCTTCGAGCTTATCGGGAAGCGGTTGCTGAACGTTATCGGTTCTATAGCTTTGGCGATGCCATGCTCATTCTCTAA
- the pckA gene encoding phosphoenolpyruvate carboxykinase (ATP), protein MARSTVLDAAGVHPALVHLGQTHRNLSPAQLYEHAIHRGEAQLSTDGTLVCLTGTRTGRSPKDKFLVADTTTAETVWWGGNQAIEPERFHAILQRVAAYLQGRDVFVQDLVVGADPHYRRVVRVVTEFAWHNLFAHNLFIRPARRRRQPITPDLTVICVPNFRANPTIDGTRSEAFILLNLSEGIILIGGTAYAGEIKKSVFTAMNYYLPQQGVLSMHCSANVGPTGNDTALFFGLSGTGKTSLSTDPQRPMVGDDEHGWSDSGIFNLEGGCYAKTIRIREESEPVIYAAARRFGTVLENVVLDPDSRQVDFDSDAITENTRAAYPIEFVQPHVPGGQAPHPRTIFFLTADAFGVLPPISQLTEEQALYYFLSGYTAKVAGTEVGLTAPQATFSTCFGAPFLALPPAVYAQQLGERIRRHGATVWLVNTGWTGGPYGIGQRIPIAYTRAMIHAVLQGELDTVPKHEHPVFRVLVPEHCPGVPSHLLDPRATWEAAEAYDRQAQALAHMFQENFRQFAGTVDPEISTAGPVLGA, encoded by the coding sequence ATGGCACGGTCAACCGTGCTTGATGCCGCAGGAGTCCATCCAGCGCTTGTCCACCTTGGCCAAACCCACCGTAACCTTTCGCCAGCACAGCTTTATGAGCACGCTATCCATCGGGGCGAAGCCCAGCTTTCCACCGATGGAACTCTCGTCTGCTTGACAGGCACACGAACAGGTCGTTCGCCCAAAGACAAGTTCCTCGTCGCGGACACGACGACGGCAGAAACGGTTTGGTGGGGCGGCAACCAAGCGATTGAACCCGAACGATTCCACGCGATTTTGCAGCGTGTCGCGGCTTACCTCCAGGGACGCGACGTGTTCGTTCAAGACCTTGTCGTCGGAGCAGATCCACACTACCGGCGAGTCGTACGCGTGGTAACAGAGTTCGCATGGCATAACCTTTTTGCCCACAACTTATTTATTCGGCCAGCAAGGCGAAGAAGGCAGCCAATCACACCAGACCTTACCGTGATTTGTGTCCCAAACTTCCGCGCCAACCCAACGATTGACGGTACCCGTTCAGAAGCGTTCATCCTCCTCAACCTCAGTGAAGGAATCATTCTGATTGGTGGCACCGCGTACGCAGGCGAAATCAAGAAATCCGTCTTTACGGCCATGAACTATTACCTCCCCCAGCAGGGGGTGCTCAGCATGCACTGTTCCGCGAACGTCGGGCCTACCGGCAACGATACTGCCCTCTTCTTCGGCCTCTCAGGGACAGGAAAAACCTCGCTTTCAACTGATCCGCAGCGACCAATGGTTGGTGATGACGAACACGGATGGTCAGATTCCGGGATTTTCAATCTCGAAGGTGGCTGCTACGCGAAAACGATTCGCATTCGGGAGGAATCCGAGCCAGTCATCTATGCTGCCGCCCGACGCTTTGGAACAGTGCTTGAGAACGTTGTCCTTGATCCAGACTCGCGCCAAGTCGATTTCGATAGTGACGCAATTACCGAGAATACCCGCGCCGCCTATCCCATTGAGTTTGTCCAACCGCATGTACCAGGCGGACAAGCACCACACCCCCGGACGATTTTCTTCCTGACGGCTGATGCCTTTGGGGTGCTGCCGCCGATTAGCCAGCTTACTGAAGAACAAGCCCTCTACTATTTCCTTTCTGGATACACAGCGAAAGTTGCAGGAACAGAAGTTGGCTTAACTGCTCCTCAGGCAACGTTTAGCACCTGTTTCGGCGCACCATTCTTAGCCCTCCCCCCGGCGGTGTATGCGCAGCAACTCGGCGAACGCATTCGCCGGCATGGTGCAACAGTCTGGCTTGTCAATACGGGATGGACTGGCGGACCCTATGGCATCGGGCAGCGCATCCCGATTGCCTATACACGTGCGATGATCCACGCCGTTCTCCAAGGCGAGCTTGACACAGTGCCAAAGCATGAACATCCAGTTTTTCGTGTCCTGGTTCCAGAGCACTGCCCTGGAGTACCTTCCCACCTCCTCGATCCACGGGCGACGTGGGAAGCAGCCGAGGCTTATGACCGACAAGCCCAAGCTCTTGCCCACATGTTTCAGGAAAACTTCCGGCAATTTGCGGGGACCGTGGATCCTGAGATTAGCACAGCGGGCCCTGTTCTCGGTGCATGA